One genomic region from Haloprofundus salinisoli encodes:
- a CDS encoding PD-(D/E)XK nuclease family protein yields the protein MTEFDMTDAQIAVIDSSNYRSFETPFQHAVCDLLTGEAAGVSTPVSPEDILVVVRTNDRAKDCLEALLSLGIPAYRVGDRGLKGTVGGAVLDLLELATALRRHDEPVGCLEEDSAIRIKDCNASHITNSNSIDDQAAGIANILTVLYGIPKDPTNAIRDGTLDSMKRPYEYIKEDIATGQAILPDSAIDMDPMDVRKRVTAFLADVETIASEAAHQSLVGASGRTVEYLGLDSISTEIPSLNALQQATELTGVDDNAAQCSVTAIRNVRTFATVPASQVGVRISTIHKAKGSEAPVVVMPDLTSADWPVWHSKEQLEHVARGLRRFTDTAEQSVAARRINNQRRLAYVGITRPRDLLVMIGHSTGSTAPSQLLPDVDPYLNDALETSTASADFDIWTELQSVLPSGTKTWQPPDSEPSDLSVRGEGVSTETEALIATIQETRTAAETTDPEVDVTALDRTRSKPRSLDRSYSFTAVSAGANCERRALLEGVLEAPGIDDSSSSSTATDGPSPRTVGILTHAVAEHEWPQSQDLADWLDRLDAVATSHKHQDTETIEAVEQRIRILFDMDGNEWPVVATEVPFKVVLGGREIVGSIDAVERTSEGIRPIDLKTGAKEPDHLQLAIYQLALCKDETLQQRWPDATVLPGEFLQVHPDNVGVSTYERASRGESLAKTSATHARPYVETLATVSFDNYTPGDHCAGCPYSYLGCGPVTDEGGDQL from the coding sequence ATGACTGAATTCGACATGACAGACGCTCAGATTGCAGTTATCGACAGCAGTAATTACAGGTCTTTCGAGACCCCCTTCCAACATGCAGTATGTGATCTCCTGACAGGAGAGGCCGCTGGGGTGTCGACGCCCGTCTCTCCGGAGGACATACTAGTGGTTGTCCGAACGAACGACCGTGCTAAGGATTGCCTAGAGGCGCTCCTCAGTCTCGGTATTCCCGCCTATCGAGTAGGCGATAGGGGTCTCAAAGGTACCGTCGGCGGCGCTGTGCTGGACCTTCTGGAACTGGCGACGGCCCTCCGCAGACACGATGAGCCAGTCGGGTGCTTAGAGGAGGACTCGGCCATCCGTATCAAGGACTGCAACGCCTCGCACATCACGAACAGCAACAGTATCGACGACCAAGCAGCTGGCATCGCTAATATCTTGACCGTACTATACGGTATCCCCAAAGATCCTACGAATGCTATTCGGGATGGGACACTGGACAGCATGAAACGACCCTATGAGTATATCAAAGAGGACATCGCGACGGGTCAAGCGATACTGCCGGATTCGGCCATTGACATGGATCCGATGGATGTCCGCAAACGCGTGACCGCGTTTCTCGCCGACGTGGAAACGATTGCCTCCGAGGCAGCCCACCAATCACTGGTAGGGGCATCGGGTCGAACGGTAGAGTACCTGGGACTAGATAGCATCTCAACCGAGATACCGAGTCTAAATGCACTTCAGCAAGCGACCGAGTTGACTGGGGTCGACGATAATGCTGCACAGTGTTCGGTGACAGCCATCAGAAATGTCCGAACCTTTGCGACTGTGCCGGCGTCGCAGGTCGGTGTCCGCATCTCCACGATACACAAGGCCAAGGGTAGTGAGGCACCGGTAGTCGTCATGCCAGATCTGACTTCGGCTGATTGGCCAGTATGGCATTCCAAGGAACAACTTGAACACGTCGCTCGGGGACTCCGGCGTTTCACTGACACTGCTGAGCAGAGCGTGGCCGCTCGCCGAATCAATAACCAGCGCCGCTTGGCTTATGTAGGCATCACCCGCCCCCGTGATCTGCTGGTTATGATTGGACACTCGACAGGTTCGACAGCCCCATCCCAGTTGCTCCCAGACGTGGACCCGTATCTGAACGACGCTTTGGAGACGTCCACAGCCTCCGCCGATTTCGATATTTGGACTGAACTTCAGTCGGTGTTGCCCTCCGGGACAAAGACCTGGCAGCCGCCGGACAGTGAACCATCGGACCTAAGCGTCCGTGGAGAGGGAGTCTCGACCGAGACGGAAGCGCTTATTGCCACCATTCAGGAGACACGGACTGCCGCCGAGACTACCGATCCAGAGGTTGACGTGACCGCGCTGGATCGTACGCGGAGTAAGCCGCGGAGTCTAGACCGTAGCTACTCGTTCACGGCTGTCAGCGCCGGTGCAAACTGCGAACGTCGGGCTTTGTTAGAGGGTGTACTTGAGGCACCGGGCATCGACGATTCGTCGTCGAGCTCAACAGCTACTGACGGGCCCTCGCCCCGGACTGTCGGAATCCTGACTCACGCAGTCGCAGAACATGAGTGGCCTCAAAGTCAGGACTTGGCTGATTGGTTGGATCGCCTCGATGCAGTGGCAACCAGTCACAAGCACCAAGATACAGAGACTATTGAGGCGGTCGAGCAGCGGATTCGGATATTGTTCGACATGGACGGGAACGAATGGCCCGTTGTCGCAACAGAAGTCCCCTTCAAGGTAGTTCTCGGTGGCCGAGAAATCGTCGGTTCCATCGATGCCGTGGAAAGGACGTCAGAGGGCATACGCCCTATTGACCTAAAGACCGGAGCAAAGGAGCCAGATCACCTGCAATTGGCCATCTACCAACTGGCCCTTTGCAAGGACGAAACACTCCAACAACGCTGGCCTGATGCGACGGTGTTACCAGGTGAGTTCCTACAAGTTCATCCCGACAACGTAGGTGTCAGCACCTACGAGCGTGCCAGTAGGGGCGAGTCCTTGGCCAAGACGTCGGCTACCCACGCACGCCCGTACGTCGAGACTCTTGCAACCGTCTCTTTCGACAATTACACGCCGGGCGATCACTGTGCGGGCTGCCCGTACAGCTACCTCGGCTGTGGGCCTGTGACGGACGAGGGCGGTGATCAGCTATGA
- a CDS encoding UvrD-helicase domain-containing protein, whose amino-acid sequence MSESPSTDDAEYSRRVYEYEISHIPIPQRAPRKVDNKTIKIESPAGAGKSTSIVLAVDYHVQQGISPDSMLVVAFNVSVPADLRAEFATQLPEVVPDLTIQTLHKQAREKLDIGGAAASTVDLPIDFDIADEAKQAAIAVQACEEIDVDIGSQRLLSVVNALKSAGIRVDPVSLNELDTSRLPVDDPVIDAAELELSESLADRLDGFLEQMSDIVETEIVPGGTSREDKMAVLNGLEKLRTHTNALAESFRPSSRTEALVTRNLITLRATCEAMVSYTYDNWPEQPTDPVATAAVPAAMLDADSPTEYLNTDLESAPTSFPVGEEFRNFASEALELTNWVAAYQAYESVRAEAGLADFQDLTYYAAVAVAQNPESFQGSYDIVFVDEAQDINLLEFWLVSLLGEDRVVFIGDSAQTVNEFRGGDRDLFERGIEQGFQKIHTDCLDTNYRSRAKIVEFSDRFRGLIDGEDSRDTLAYRTENSQTNNEAETDK is encoded by the coding sequence ATGAGTGAATCACCCTCAACGGACGACGCGGAGTACAGTCGAAGGGTCTACGAGTATGAGATCTCGCATATCCCCATACCTCAGCGGGCTCCCCGTAAGGTAGACAACAAAACCATCAAGATAGAGAGCCCGGCAGGCGCTGGAAAATCGACGTCCATCGTGCTTGCAGTAGACTACCACGTGCAGCAGGGAATCTCCCCAGACTCGATGCTCGTAGTGGCGTTCAACGTCTCAGTTCCGGCAGACCTACGTGCCGAATTCGCCACACAGCTACCCGAGGTAGTTCCGGATTTAACTATCCAAACACTGCACAAGCAGGCCCGCGAGAAACTAGATATTGGCGGGGCAGCAGCCTCGACGGTCGATCTACCGATAGACTTCGACATTGCGGACGAAGCCAAGCAAGCTGCCATCGCGGTCCAAGCGTGTGAGGAGATCGACGTCGACATCGGCTCCCAGCGGTTATTGAGCGTTGTAAACGCATTAAAGTCAGCCGGTATCAGGGTAGACCCCGTCTCGCTCAACGAGCTGGATACTAGCCGCCTGCCTGTCGACGACCCCGTAATCGATGCGGCGGAGTTAGAACTCTCAGAGTCGCTGGCCGACCGCCTTGACGGGTTCCTCGAACAGATGTCAGACATCGTCGAGACGGAAATCGTGCCTGGTGGCACGAGCCGGGAAGACAAAATGGCGGTCCTGAATGGACTCGAAAAGCTGCGGACTCATACCAACGCGCTCGCCGAGTCGTTTCGACCCAGTAGTCGGACTGAGGCCCTCGTGACACGGAACTTGATAACCTTGCGAGCGACCTGCGAAGCCATGGTGTCATACACCTACGACAACTGGCCTGAGCAGCCGACCGATCCTGTGGCAACTGCTGCTGTCCCAGCAGCGATGCTTGACGCCGACAGTCCGACAGAGTATCTGAACACCGACCTAGAATCGGCGCCTACCTCATTCCCTGTTGGTGAAGAGTTTAGAAACTTCGCCTCAGAGGCCTTGGAGCTAACGAATTGGGTAGCCGCATATCAAGCCTACGAGTCAGTACGTGCCGAGGCAGGCTTGGCTGATTTCCAGGACTTGACCTATTACGCAGCGGTGGCAGTCGCACAGAATCCAGAGTCGTTTCAGGGGAGCTACGACATCGTGTTCGTGGACGAGGCCCAAGATATCAATCTTCTAGAGTTTTGGTTGGTGTCGCTATTGGGCGAGGACAGGGTCGTCTTTATCGGTGATTCCGCCCAGACGGTTAACGAATTCCGCGGCGGCGACCGGGACCTCTTCGAACGCGGTATCGAACAGGGTTTCCAGAAGATCCATACGGACTGTCTAGATACGAATTACCGTTCTCGCGCCAAAATCGTCGAGTTCAGCGACCGATTTCGCGGTCTCATCGACGGTGAGGACTCCCGCGATACGTTGGCCTACCGTACAGAGAATAGCCAGACAAACAATGAGGCGGAGACTGATAAATGA
- a CDS encoding DUF7344 domain-containing protein, producing MHLLKHLISVLRPSNHTSSATTPSVSPSEAYALLANERRRVIIAYLADMDMSTTDAGEIADYLSSIGDDRTPAYISCIQVQLPRMAKAGLIDYDERQKTVRPLAPLDTVYEVDNFVEHILR from the coding sequence ATGCATCTGCTCAAGCACCTCATAAGTGTACTCAGACCCTCGAACCACACTTCTTCGGCTACTACTCCATCAGTATCCCCGTCCGAAGCCTACGCACTTCTGGCGAACGAACGTCGTCGGGTCATTATCGCCTATCTGGCGGACATGGACATGTCGACCACAGATGCTGGAGAAATTGCGGACTATCTTTCGTCGATCGGTGATGATCGTACACCGGCCTACATATCGTGCATACAAGTGCAACTCCCTCGGATGGCTAAAGCTGGCCTCATCGATTACGACGAACGTCAGAAGACAGTACGTCCACTTGCCCCGCTTGATACTGTCTACGAAGTCGATAATTTCGTCGAACACATCCTTCGTTAG
- a CDS encoding type II toxin-antitoxin system MqsA family antitoxin produces the protein MTSDLKNLIATSSEKEPEPVRYRMQCPECGSTWERSRDCKFVEQTRQGVRFCARCEESLILTKDAKSIHPEFVAQIIPELNLDQNVTIGVDEYGTHHGDVAEKEQFDDGYYVLVVGDIVQKEHPSPPDWVNVLVSETEDGWQAEITIEVTVHDGNGKFLEKYETDATLTELCPTS, from the coding sequence ATGACATCGGATTTAAAGAACCTGATTGCTACGAGTTCAGAAAAGGAACCTGAACCGGTGCGGTATCGTATGCAGTGTCCAGAATGTGGTTCAACCTGGGAGAGATCACGTGACTGCAAATTCGTAGAACAGACTCGCCAGGGTGTCCGTTTCTGTGCTCGTTGTGAGGAAAGCCTCATACTTACCAAGGACGCCAAGAGTATCCACCCGGAGTTCGTCGCTCAAATCATACCGGAGCTCAACCTGGATCAAAACGTTACAATCGGCGTTGATGAATACGGAACCCACCATGGAGATGTTGCCGAGAAGGAACAGTTCGACGACGGATACTACGTACTGGTTGTTGGCGATATCGTCCAGAAGGAGCACCCAAGCCCTCCTGACTGGGTCAACGTATTAGTCTCAGAGACAGAAGACGGGTGGCAAGCCGAAATCACAATCGAAGTGACGGTGCACGACGGAAACGGGAAATTCTTGGAAAAGTACGAGACAGACGCCACACTGACTGAGTTGTGTCCTACATCTTAA
- a CDS encoding uracil-DNA glycosylase family protein, which translates to MQDVVEHIWSNYLEGTGPCEECPNRDQNHRWRPFYGGGSKDADLAFIAITPGGNRKVQSVEPDAAKNRPERHIDLDNWNVDRSRKMFSRFLIPVLESVPQYNSNVKQALNEEIYYTNGKKCADIKAPADDDTFGSKGKLAAYNNAQAYNTCHQYLKPELEFVNPKVIVTAGKRPWKALCNVFSESSSGNFGKEFALKPRKIGEYTVIPSYHWNRLGSNYKHVDMELQGENHYIEELGRIISEQLDQHGIVGPTPE; encoded by the coding sequence ATGCAAGACGTTGTAGAACACATCTGGTCAAACTACCTAGAGGGTACTGGACCGTGTGAGGAATGCCCCAATCGCGACCAAAACCACCGGTGGCGACCATTCTATGGTGGCGGATCGAAAGATGCTGACTTGGCTTTTATCGCAATCACTCCTGGAGGAAATCGAAAGGTTCAGTCAGTTGAGCCAGACGCCGCCAAGAACCGACCAGAACGCCACATAGACCTAGACAATTGGAATGTGGATCGCAGTCGGAAGATGTTTTCTCGATTCCTCATTCCTGTGCTTGAATCGGTCCCTCAGTACAATTCAAACGTTAAACAGGCCCTCAACGAAGAGATATACTATACGAACGGGAAGAAATGCGCTGACATCAAAGCACCTGCTGATGATGACACATTTGGTTCTAAGGGGAAGTTGGCCGCTTACAATAACGCACAAGCGTACAACACGTGTCATCAGTACCTCAAGCCCGAACTTGAATTCGTCAATCCCAAAGTGATTGTTACTGCCGGAAAACGACCTTGGAAAGCACTTTGCAACGTGTTCTCAGAAAGCTCATCAGGCAATTTCGGGAAAGAATTTGCACTAAAACCACGCAAGATTGGCGAATACACTGTTATCCCATCGTATCACTGGAACCGATTGGGTTCCAACTACAAACACGTCGACATGGAGTTGCAAGGAGAGAACCACTATATAGAGGAGCTAGGGCGGATAATCAGCGAGCAACTCGACCAGCATGGCATCGTCGGCCCTACCCCGGAATAG
- a CDS encoding FixH family protein, with amino-acid sequence MASSLDYPHMEDHSTHDHGESSPETTEPVRGYAPNGHAAPGGLAVAANGVRLDPAETRFTPGTSAGWTFRIVDDDGAVVTDFEEAHGERSHLVVVGRDLTRFQHLHPELKSDGTWRVDDFALPDPGVYRAFVDIVVGGQPTTLGFDLFASGPGTETVAERPDSSRRATADGYDVELLTDEVAARESSRLTFEVRRDGDPVSKLEEYLGALGHLVALREGDLAYLHVHPEETEPGGGRVAFHARFPTPGRYRLFLQTRPEGELVTTAFDVRIRR; translated from the coding sequence ATGGCATCCTCTCTGGACTACCCCCACATGGAGGACCACTCGACACACGACCACGGCGAATCGTCGCCGGAGACGACCGAACCCGTCCGAGGATACGCACCGAACGGACACGCCGCGCCGGGCGGGTTGGCCGTCGCGGCGAACGGAGTTCGACTCGACCCCGCAGAGACCCGCTTCACCCCGGGAACGAGCGCCGGGTGGACGTTCCGCATCGTCGACGACGACGGGGCGGTCGTCACCGACTTCGAGGAGGCGCACGGCGAGCGGAGCCACCTCGTCGTCGTCGGGCGGGATCTGACTCGGTTCCAGCATCTCCACCCGGAACTGAAGTCGGACGGCACGTGGCGCGTCGACGACTTTGCACTTCCCGACCCGGGAGTGTACCGGGCGTTCGTCGACATCGTTGTGGGCGGGCAGCCGACGACGCTCGGGTTCGACCTCTTCGCGTCGGGACCAGGAACCGAAACGGTCGCCGAACGGCCCGACTCCTCGCGCCGGGCGACCGCAGACGGGTACGACGTCGAACTGCTCACCGACGAGGTTGCGGCCCGAGAATCGAGTCGGCTGACGTTCGAGGTTCGGCGTGACGGCGACCCCGTCTCGAAACTGGAGGAGTACCTCGGCGCGCTCGGTCACCTCGTCGCGCTCCGCGAAGGCGACCTCGCGTACCTGCACGTTCACCCGGAGGAGACGGAGCCTGGGGGCGGCCGCGTCGCGTTCCACGCACGGTTTCCGACGCCCGGGCGGTACCGATTGTTCCTCCAGACGAGGCCGGAAGGAGAGTTGGTGACGACGGCGTTCGACGTTCGTATCCGTCGGTAA
- a CDS encoding GNAT family N-acetyltransferase yields the protein MSSDLFPTVIETERLRLEPRTPDYVDVHELYRICSSSPEMGEVTRYLPWSPHETPKETFDFLRRGRQQRENHEMADYVVRLREGEDGAGELAGFGGLTLQWDRRSAELGLWLRRRFWGRGYSGERAAALLELAFERLDLELVRVAHDPENEKSRLAIEKYIGRFGGQRDGTFRNAAVGMDGSVVDQTHYTVTQTQWREATTGERTATMRWGDG from the coding sequence ATGAGTAGCGACCTCTTTCCGACGGTCATCGAGACGGAACGCCTCCGACTCGAACCCAGAACGCCCGACTACGTCGACGTACACGAACTGTACCGCATCTGCTCGTCGTCGCCGGAGATGGGCGAAGTCACTCGGTATCTGCCGTGGTCGCCGCACGAAACGCCGAAGGAGACGTTCGACTTCCTGCGCCGGGGGCGGCAGCAGCGCGAGAACCACGAGATGGCCGACTACGTCGTCCGCCTCCGCGAGGGCGAAGACGGGGCGGGCGAACTCGCCGGGTTCGGTGGCTTGACCCTCCAGTGGGACCGCCGCAGCGCCGAACTCGGTCTCTGGCTCCGCAGGCGCTTCTGGGGTCGCGGCTACTCCGGCGAGCGCGCGGCGGCGCTGCTCGAACTCGCGTTCGAGCGTCTGGACCTCGAACTCGTCCGCGTCGCTCACGACCCAGAGAACGAAAAGTCACGGCTCGCCATCGAGAAGTACATCGGCAGATTCGGCGGCCAGCGCGACGGCACGTTCCGCAACGCGGCGGTCGGGATGGACGGCAGCGTCGTCGACCAGACGCACTACACAGTGACGCAGACACAGTGGCGGGAGGCGACGACCGGCGAACGGACGGCGACGATGCGATGGGGCGACGGCTGA
- a CDS encoding metal-dependent hydrolase family protein produces the protein MILRDVLLFDRGESREGSIRVDVDAGEIRAVGDAEADADADEPVISLPGRTVLPGLVDAHVHFSLSGEVSVEEVVGMSDAELALVEARNARKTLESGVTGVRAMGARDVDTVVKRAVENGDVSGPRMVANCRSITITGGHGHHLGREIDGPDDARQAVREQVKRGAEFIKFMTTGGVTTPGSDPDAVAMTDEELHALVDEAHRRGVHAATHAHGGEGVKAAVEAGVDTVEHGTFLDDEAIEMLVAEDVTLVPTLSAPYHIIRNTEMATEESARKTRDVYERHIDSYRRAVEAGVKIAGGTDAGTPFNAHGSNATEISFMAEYGMTETEAIRAMTETAADVVGLEGSGTLEPGTDADLLVVDGDPTDDVTRLNNPEAVLKGGGVVAGSLPPAE, from the coding sequence ATGATTCTTCGAGACGTGCTGTTGTTCGACCGAGGAGAGTCCCGTGAAGGGTCGATCCGCGTCGACGTCGACGCGGGAGAGATACGTGCCGTCGGCGACGCGGAGGCCGACGCCGACGCGGACGAACCGGTCATCTCGCTGCCGGGTCGTACGGTGCTGCCGGGGCTGGTCGACGCGCACGTTCACTTCTCGCTCTCGGGGGAGGTGAGCGTCGAGGAGGTCGTCGGCATGAGCGACGCGGAACTCGCGCTGGTCGAGGCCCGAAACGCCCGAAAGACGCTCGAATCCGGCGTGACGGGCGTCCGCGCGATGGGCGCACGCGACGTCGACACCGTGGTGAAACGCGCCGTCGAAAACGGCGACGTGTCCGGCCCGCGGATGGTCGCAAACTGCCGCTCCATCACCATCACCGGCGGCCACGGCCACCATCTCGGCCGGGAGATAGACGGCCCCGACGACGCCCGGCAGGCGGTCCGCGAGCAGGTCAAACGAGGGGCCGAGTTCATCAAGTTCATGACCACCGGCGGGGTGACGACCCCCGGCAGCGACCCCGACGCGGTGGCGATGACCGACGAGGAACTGCACGCGCTCGTCGACGAGGCGCACCGCCGCGGCGTCCACGCGGCGACGCACGCCCACGGCGGTGAGGGCGTCAAAGCCGCCGTCGAAGCGGGGGTCGACACGGTCGAACACGGCACGTTCCTGGACGACGAGGCCATCGAGATGCTCGTCGCCGAGGACGTGACGCTCGTGCCGACGCTCTCCGCGCCGTACCACATCATCCGCAACACGGAGATGGCGACCGAGGAGAGCGCCAGAAAGACGCGCGACGTGTACGAGCGTCACATCGACTCGTACCGCCGGGCCGTCGAAGCGGGTGTGAAAATCGCCGGCGGCACCGACGCCGGGACGCCGTTCAACGCCCACGGGTCGAACGCGACCGAAATCTCGTTCATGGCCGAGTACGGCATGACCGAGACGGAGGCCATTCGGGCGATGACCGAGACGGCCGCCGACGTAGTCGGGCTGGAGGGGTCGGGGACGCTCGAACCCGGCACCGACGCGGACCTGCTCGTCGTCGACGGCGACCCCACCGACGACGTGACGCGCCTCAACAACCCGGAGGCGGTGCTGAAAGGCGGCGGGGTCGTCGCCGGGTCGCTGCCGCCGGCGGAGTAA
- a CDS encoding transporter: MTEADSGRFGALAVAGGALAGAAAYAFGYAVTYALTSSEIRDSGAQQLLELFTGESATWKAVGWVFYNAHFVDTQIPGLFGVSRAINFVAEVEAFPSVLYVLPPVLLLLAGVGVARSAGVTDAADGAKAGAAVLLGYFALSVAGAFVFAVPVGQTATAEPDFVAAVLVAGVVYPAVFGTLGGVVAGTVQSSRATISPQ, translated from the coding sequence ATGACAGAGGCGGACAGCGGCCGGTTCGGTGCTCTCGCCGTTGCGGGGGGTGCCCTCGCCGGGGCCGCCGCGTACGCGTTCGGCTACGCGGTGACGTACGCGCTCACGAGTTCGGAGATTCGAGACTCCGGCGCACAGCAGCTTCTGGAGCTGTTCACCGGCGAATCGGCCACCTGGAAAGCCGTCGGCTGGGTGTTCTACAACGCCCACTTCGTCGACACGCAGATACCCGGACTGTTCGGCGTGTCGCGCGCGATCAACTTCGTGGCGGAAGTCGAAGCGTTCCCGTCCGTGCTGTACGTCCTGCCGCCGGTGTTGCTCCTGCTCGCGGGCGTCGGCGTCGCGCGGTCGGCCGGCGTCACGGACGCGGCGGACGGAGCGAAAGCGGGCGCGGCGGTGCTTCTCGGCTACTTCGCGCTCTCGGTCGCCGGTGCGTTCGTCTTCGCCGTCCCGGTCGGTCAGACGGCGACAGCCGAACCGGACTTCGTCGCCGCCGTACTCGTCGCCGGCGTCGTCTACCCCGCCGTCTTCGGTACGCTCGGCGGGGTCGTCGCCGGAACGGTTCAGAGCTCTCGGGCGACCATCTCGCCCCAGTGA
- a CDS encoding GNAT family N-acetyltransferase has translation MEIRPYATEEYSALWRLKRGFELGLGDGTGGDDKRERYEAKLTDDYRENYREWVGRCVEEDERAIHVAESDEGELVGYAFVLPASLSMIWDAAVLNEIYVAPDHRGTGVADELLEAALDAARAQDLPLDRMVLDVDGENGRAQAFYERFGFTHWGEMVAREL, from the coding sequence ATGGAGATTCGACCGTACGCGACCGAGGAGTACAGTGCACTGTGGCGACTGAAACGCGGTTTCGAACTCGGACTCGGCGACGGCACCGGCGGCGACGACAAGCGCGAGAGGTACGAGGCGAAGCTCACCGACGACTACCGCGAGAACTACCGCGAGTGGGTCGGGCGTTGCGTCGAAGAGGACGAACGCGCGATTCACGTCGCCGAGAGCGACGAGGGTGAACTGGTCGGTTACGCGTTCGTCCTCCCGGCGTCGCTGTCGATGATCTGGGACGCCGCCGTGCTCAACGAGATTTACGTCGCCCCCGATCACCGCGGGACGGGCGTCGCCGACGAGTTACTGGAAGCAGCGCTCGACGCGGCGCGGGCGCAGGACCTGCCGCTCGACCGGATGGTGCTCGACGTCGACGGCGAGAACGGGCGGGCGCAGGCGTTCTACGAGCGATTCGGTTTCACTCACTGGGGCGAGATGGTCGCCCGAGAGCTCTGA
- a CDS encoding metal-dependent hydrolase, with the protein MPSTVVHLALGALVGVALLGDELDRRALAVVLVAAAIPDLDTFFGFVLAGAHRSLLHTLLLPALLGGVLVYDTRLRGRSRLRDWFGGRGVRLGWAALGSLTLGGICPDLFTNGINAFYPLYDGFYSINGHLYLSNQRGVVQTFAEFAPEEPRATTETRHYRTGVDPSPGAEPENVERVFPVVSSGTQLMLVLVSAVVVGTRLRENGRSRRNH; encoded by the coding sequence GTGCCATCGACCGTCGTCCACCTCGCTCTCGGCGCGCTCGTCGGGGTTGCGCTCCTCGGCGACGAGCTCGACCGCCGCGCGCTCGCCGTCGTCCTCGTCGCCGCCGCGATTCCCGACCTCGACACGTTCTTCGGGTTCGTCCTGGCGGGTGCGCATCGCTCGCTGCTCCACACGCTGTTGCTGCCGGCGCTTCTGGGCGGTGTGCTCGTCTACGATACGCGCCTCCGTGGACGCTCTCGGCTCCGCGACTGGTTCGGCGGCCGCGGCGTTCGCCTCGGGTGGGCCGCGCTCGGGTCGCTCACGCTCGGCGGCATCTGTCCCGACCTGTTCACGAACGGTATCAACGCGTTCTATCCGCTGTACGACGGCTTCTACTCGATAAACGGCCACCTGTACCTCTCGAATCAGCGGGGCGTCGTGCAGACGTTCGCCGAGTTCGCGCCCGAGGAACCGAGGGCGACGACGGAGACGCGTCACTACCGGACGGGCGTCGACCCCTCCCCCGGCGCGGAACCCGAGAACGTCGAGCGCGTCTTCCCGGTCGTCTCCTCGGGCACGCAGTTGATGCTCGTGCTCGTGAGCGCCGTCGTCGTCGGAACGCGCTTGCGAGAGAACGGACGAAGCCGCCGAAACCACTGA
- a CDS encoding helix-turn-helix domain-containing protein codes for MTETPREDLARRIAGEVTLSGEPGATLRKWRTDFDVSQTELAAQLDVSSSVISDYESGRRESPGIGVIRRMVNSLLDIDEQRGGGRIRQYARVLSAGFESDIVHDLREYSTTIPLDRLYGAMDATELVRGDDDTVSGHTVIDSIQAITRLSSDEFYRLYGQSTNRALVFTGVTRGESPLVAMRVVNPTPNAVVLHGVEEADLWEHAPALARIDGFSLAVSNRDLDEMLDDLRELP; via the coding sequence ATGACCGAAACGCCGAGAGAGGACCTCGCGCGCCGAATCGCCGGCGAAGTGACGCTCAGCGGCGAGCCCGGAGCGACGCTCCGCAAGTGGCGAACAGACTTCGACGTCTCGCAGACCGAACTCGCGGCGCAGTTGGACGTCTCCTCGTCGGTCATCTCCGACTACGAGAGCGGCCGCCGCGAGAGTCCGGGCATCGGCGTCATCCGGCGGATGGTCAACTCGCTGCTCGACATCGACGAACAGCGCGGCGGCGGGCGGATACGTCAGTACGCTCGCGTTCTCTCGGCGGGGTTCGAGAGCGACATCGTCCACGACCTCCGGGAGTACTCCACGACGATTCCGCTGGACCGCCTCTACGGAGCGATGGACGCGACCGAACTCGTCCGCGGCGACGACGACACGGTCAGCGGACACACCGTCATCGACAGCATCCAAGCGATTACGCGTCTCTCCTCCGACGAGTTCTATCGCCTCTACGGGCAGAGCACGAACCGAGCGCTCGTCTTCACCGGCGTCACTCGCGGGGAATCACCGCTGGTGGCGATGCGCGTCGTCAACCCGACGCCGAACGCCGTCGTCCTCCACGGCGTCGAGGAGGCCGACCTCTGGGAGCACGCCCCGGCGCTGGCGCGCATCGACGGCTTCTCGCTCGCCGTCTCGAACCGCGACCTCGACGAGATGCTCGACGACCTGCGCGAGCTGCCGTAG